ACCACTTTGATGTTTTCTTTTTCACGGTCGGCAAAAGCGTCGATTTGCGGACGAACGGTACGGCAAACACCGCACCATGGTGCCCAAAAATCGACGATTGTAGGTGTAGAAGCCTCTAATACTTCCTGTTGAAAATTGTCCTGCGTGACGTCAATAATGGCAGTCGCGATATTCGACATGGTGTTTATATTATAGTTAAATTGTTAATCGGCGGCGCCGTAACTTGTCTAAGTTCTCGCTCCTCCAAAAGAATTATAGCAGAAAAATAAACGATGCAACACCATTAATCAAGGACCGTCTCAGTACGCCTGGGTCGGTCCTTGATTAATCACGGTTGACGTTCGAACAACGGGCGCTTAAAGTGCGGTTGGTGGCTTTCTCGACGTAGAGAGGGGCTTGTACGGTGAAAACTTGAAGAGGAGAATGAAAGCATGAAGAAAAAACCAAAAATTAAAATTGGTTTGCATGATGTCGGAGGAAAGATTAAGACGTTACTGGCCGAAGGAACCGCGGATGGTGCTTTTTGGATTGTCGGTGGGGAAAAAGCTAAAATGAAGAAGGTTGAGACTCCCCACGATATTCCGGCAAAGCAGTTCATGAGGGATTTCGAGGCCGTGCTTCGGGGCGAGCACCTTTGGGAGACTGTAGATGTGCGCGCCTTGAGTTTTTGCGGTCCTATCGTGGCGCAAGATCCGCCGGTTTGTTTAAGGCTCGTGAATCGGCATATTTTGGAACCCATTACGCTCGAAGGTGTCGTGGCGTTGAATGACGGGATGGCCGCGTTTTATGGTTCCGCCGTTGGTGGCGAACTCAAGGGGCACAATGGTGCCGCCGCGTTTTATACGCTTGGTACAGGGCTTGGTGCGGGAACGCGTGAGTGGGTATTTAATCCTACAACTTCCGAGGAAGAGTTGCGTCTTGCCGATAACGAAATGCATTTCCAGATCAATACGGAGTCGTCGGTACGACGACTGTGCAATTGTGGCCTGGACGGTTGTGCCGAGGCGGAAGTTAATGAGAACGCCTTGAAGGATTTGTTGCTTGCGGAAAAATTGGATTTGACCAAGTTGATCAAGTCCGGCAAAACTGATTCCAACATCGGGCGCGACGTTGAGTATCATCGGGATCTGCAGTTAGATTCGCCATACAAAACCCAAATTGAAAGAGTGTTGGCGATCTGGAATGATCGCGTTGGCACGGTGGTGGCCAATGTTCACGGGTCGCGGGTGATGGGTGGCGATTCTGTTCGTATCGCTCCAATGTACGTTTTTGGTGGCGGACTACAGAGTCTCGTTGATGTTAAGCGAGTGAGAAACAAGGTTCTAGGCCTTTCAAAAGGAAAACCGCAAAACGGTGTCCGGTTCACCATCGCACGGGAAGTAGTGTTGGGTAATCGTGCCGGATGTATCGGTGCCGCGGCAGCCGCGATGATGCGATATTACGGCTTGACACTGGAAGAGTTGAGATTTTTGCCCAGCGAACCGATGAAAATTGCAAAGAAGAAGTAGCGCGCACTGGCGCATTTGTGTATTCGAAGCGGGAGTCCACCAGGGGCTCCTTTTTTTATTGTTTTTCGGAAAGAACAATAATCCCCCGGCTTGCCGTCCGTAGTTTTAACGAAGGACGGAGCTCATCAGAGCGGAGGGGGATGTTTTTCAATAATCCAATCCCTTGTAAGCCAAAAATCCCTTATCAAACGGATGTTTTACTTTTTTCATTTCGGTTACGAGATCGGCGGCGTTGAAGATATTCGGGAATTTTTTATGGCCAGTGATAATCAAGTGAACATCATCAGGTTTGGTTTTGATCAGTTGCACTACTTCTTTTTGAGAGACAAACCCAAGGTCAATAGCATCTAGCAATTCATCCAAAACAATCAGTCGTGGCATAACGGGGCGCGGATCAGGTGAAAGTTTTGTTGTGCCCAAAATCAAAACCTGACGGACATTATTTTGTCCCTTGTAACCGATGCGCTCTTTTGCCTTCGCAAATAATTTTTGCGCTTCTTCCTTGTGGATTTCTTTTGGCAGAGTATCGCCCATAATACCCACAAAACCTTTTCCACCAGCTTCGATCACCGCGTAGTCCTTGAGATTTCGGGGAATGGCAACGCGTTCTCCGGACGGCCAAGGGCCTTTAATAAATTGATAGACGTAGCATTGCCAACCGTATCCGGCCGCTCTTAATACTGCACCCAAAGCGGCGGTAGTTTTTCCTTTGCCATCACCATAATAAATAATCGTTTGGCCTTTCGAAGAAGTTTTAAATTGGCGCACGTCTTTGCGAGGCCGAAGCCGCCCATCTGGGCGATCCTCGCCCTGCAGGGCGGGCAATCTCTGTTTTGTTTTGCGGGGGTTGCTTCGTTTTGCCCGCAATGATTTGTTTCGTTTCTTCTTGACAAATTTCATCTTTATATCTTATGTTGATACGTCCCGAAAGGGAAGGTGTGGTTCTTTGTGTCACTGAACATTTTTGAGAAGGATTAGGAAAATGCCGATGAAAGTTGCATCGACGACGAGCGGGCAAGCCACCAAAAAGCGCCAACGCAGGGGGCTTTCACAGAGTGAAGCGTGTCGGTTGAAGTGTGAGCTTGAATTAGCGGAACGCAGAATTGTGTCGCTTGACGGTCAAATTGCGAGTTTGATGCAGTTAAATCAAGAGCTTGACAGAGGAAAAACCGAGGCTGAGGCTCGTGAATGCATTTTGCGAAAGCATGCAATTCAGTTGCGCGACAAGGTGGTTGAACAACAAGAACAGATTCGTGGAATGGAACAATCTTGTCGTCGTGTTGTGTTGCTGTCCAACCTGTCGGCTAATTATGCACTCGAACTCGAAAAACGAATTGACGCACTGGAAGAAAGTGCAAAAAGACAACCGCAGGATTCGCAGTAGCCGACACCGCCCGACGAAAGGGCGGTTTTTTTGATGTATAATTAATTTATGAAACTGATTGTCATTTACGGTTCGCCCGCGGTTGGTAAACTGACCGTCGCGCGCGAACTCTCAAAAATTACAGGCTATCCGGTTTTTCATAATCATCTTACAGTAGATTTTCTAGATTCGTTTTATGAAGGTAAAGGTTTTTGGGCGCTGGCAGAAAAAATAAGATTAGATGTAATTGAGGCTTATGCAAAAAGTGGCAAGGACGGTCTGATATTTACATTTGTCTATTCAAAACCTGGTGACAATGATTTTGTTGATGACCTGAAAGCAGTTGTTGAGAAAAACGGCGGTAATGTTCATTTTGTAAGGCTTTTTTGTGATGAAAAAGTGTTGTTTGAGCGGGTAACAAATGAATCCCGCAAAGAATTCGGAAAGATTAAGAAAGTGGAAGTTCTTAAAGAAGATTTGGCGAAAGATAATATTGTTTCGAAAATTGACGGGGTAAGCAGTCT
The bacterium DNA segment above includes these coding regions:
- a CDS encoding AAA family ATPase, encoding MKLIVIYGSPAVGKLTVARELSKITGYPVFHNHLTVDFLDSFYEGKGFWALAEKIRLDVIEAYAKSGKDGLIFTFVYSKPGDNDFVDDLKAVVEKNGGNVHFVRLFCDEKVLFERVTNESRKEFGKIKKVEVLKEDLAKDNIVSKIDGVSSLEIDTANIAASEVAEKVAKYFSL
- a CDS encoding cob(I)yrinic acid a,c-diamide adenosyltransferase, producing the protein MKFVKKKRNKSLRAKRSNPRKTKQRLPALQGEDRPDGRLRPRKDVRQFKTSSKGQTIIYYGDGKGKTTAALGAVLRAAGYGWQCYVYQFIKGPWPSGERVAIPRNLKDYAVIEAGGKGFVGIMGDTLPKEIHKEEAQKLFAKAKERIGYKGQNNVRQVLILGTTKLSPDPRPVMPRLIVLDELLDAIDLGFVSQKEVVQLIKTKPDDVHLIITGHKKFPNIFNAADLVTEMKKVKHPFDKGFLAYKGLDY
- the trxA gene encoding thioredoxin encodes the protein MSNIATAIIDVTQDNFQQEVLEASTPTIVDFWAPWCGVCRTVRPQIDAFADREKENIKVVAVNAQEHPELANQYGIMALPTFLSFKDGQVIGQHVGALSEHQLKGLVEA